GCGGATTGGATTCGTGTTTTAATTGTAACGTTGAGCGCATTTGTTGTGTTTCTCTTGGTCAGTCGCCTTAATAAACCGTTACTGGCATTGCCGATTTTGTTACTGATCATTGCATCGGTTATCGCCTTAGCATTCTATTTATTTGCAAAACATAACATTCACATGCAACTCGTGACGCCGGTATTGGCGATCATGTTTACCTATGTCGGTAATGTGATCTTTCAATATCTCGGCGAGCGTAAAGAAAAAGCACAGATTCGTAATGCATTCGGTCGTTACTTGCCTGAAAAAGTAGTTGCGCAGCTTGTCGAGAATCCCGGTTTGCTCAAGCTCGGCGGTGAAGAACGTGTTCTTTCCATTCTATTCTCCGACGTGGCGGGTTTTACCACGATTTCCGAAAAATTGACACCGGTCGAGTTGGTACACTTGCTTAATGAATACCTGACGGCAATGACCAATATTATTTCCAAATACGACGGCATCATTGATAAATATGAAGGCGATGCGATCATGGCGGAGTTTGGCGCACCTTTGCAAGACGATGAACACGCCGCCAAAGCATGTTATGCGGCGTTAGAAATGCAGGAGAAACTCGTCGAAATGCGCGTCAAATGGAAACGTGAAGGCCGCCCTGAACTTAAAGCGCGTGCCGGCATCAATTCCGGTAACGTCGTACTCGGTAACATGGGTTCCGAATCCGTTTTCGATTATACCGTTATGGGTGATAATGTGAACCTCGCTTCCCGTCTCGAAGGCGCCAATAAAGAGTACGGCACATATATTATGATCAGCGAAATGACGCGCGAATTTGTCAAAGAACAAGTCATCACCCGCGAACTTGATATTCTACGCGTCAAAGGTAAAGCCAAAGGCGTGAAAGTATTTGAGGTTATCGCCCGCACCTCAACGGGTATTACGGCGAATATGAAAAAAACTATCGAAAACTATAATAAAGGCCTCGAATTATATCGTCAACAGCGTTGGGACGAAGCTATGGTGCTTTTCAAAACGGCACTCACTACCAATCCGGACGACGGTCCTTCGCAGACCTATATCGAACGCTGTGAAGAGTTCAAACTCAATCCGCCGCCGGAAAATTGGGACGGTATTTTTGAAATGAAGACGAAATAATTGACAATAGTTTTTAGATTGATTATTATGGGTCGTCCAAAAGCCCAATCTGAAATTTCTATTTCTAAATTCATATATCGCATTATGAGGAGTTATCCATGATCGAACGGAGCAATTTTTCAAAGGACAAGTCTATTGATCTTGATCAACCCGAAAGTATCATTGATTGGTTTTGGGTTTTCTGGGGTTGCGTGATAGGTATTGTTATCATCGGCGCTTTCACATTTATCACATCTACTAAATACAATCCGGACGTTGTAAAAGCCGTACCGATGTTGATCGGCGGGCTTGCTTTTGCCGTTACCGGCATGATTTTAGGTCATTACTCACCCGGTCATACGGTCAAAGAAGCTGCTGTAGCCGGATTAGTTATTCCCATCATCGGCTTTGTGCTCTCGGGTATGGGATACGGCCCCACATTTATAGCTGAACTCGGCATATTTGAAAAAATCGGTGTCGCACTGGCCGGCATGTTGATCTGCCAGCTCGGCGGCTGGGTTGGCGAAGAATTGGAAGGATACGACCATCCCACAAAATGGCTGCAATGGCATTGGATTATCGTTGCCGTTGTGATCGGCTTTATGCTCAATAGTTTTGTGATTTTCTTCGTCGGTTTGATTTCTCTTACACCGGTACCTGTTTTTATGGCATTGAGCGTATTTGCAGCCGGAATTGTAGCGGGTTATAAGTCACCAGGGCATACTGAAAAGGAATGCAGTATTGCAGGCGCTTTAACGATTCTTTTGGATTACTTATTTATCACTTTCGCTTTAGGTATCGAAGCAAAAGATTTCGGTATCGAATCTGGCACTATGGCTTTCATCCTATTAGTCGCACTTGCTGTTGCAGGCGGGTTAGGCCTTTTGGGCGGATGGATCGGTGAACGTATGCAGATTCAAGAAAAAGAAGAAGAAAAAGAACTGAACAACTGATAGCTAAAATTATAGTTCCAATAAAAAAACCGAATGACAACATTCGGTTTTTTTATTTTATATACATACTTCTACTCTACACTATTTCCCTTTTCGTCTTTGTCGCATGACATCAAAAAAGACAATGCCCGCAGCCACCGAAGCATTGAGCGATTGGATTTGGCCGCTCATCGGGATGCGAATCAAAAAATCACAATGTTCAGCTACCATTTTACGCATCCCTTTACCTTCACTACCTATAACAATACCGACAGCATCACGCGCATCAATCGCATCATAATCGCGATCTCCGTCAAGACTTGTTCCGTAAATCCAAACCCCGCGTTCCTGTAATTCTTCAAGCGCTTGTGTAAGATTAGTTACTTGTACGACGGGAATATACGCCGTGGCGCCCGCAGACGTTTTTACAACGGTTGCGTTAACTTCTGCCGAACGGTGTTTAGGGATGACTATACCGTGAAAACCGGCGCATTCGGCACTGCGAATAATAGCTCCGAGATTATGCGGGTCGGTTATTTCATCCAAAATAGCAACGAGCGGCTTCTCTCCGGCAGCAACGGCACGATCAAATATAACGTCCATTTCCACGTATTGGAATTCTTTTTGATCAAGCAATACCATGGCGCCTTGATGATTATTTTTTCCGCCGATCATATCTGAAAAATACCGCGCATCCATGGTTCGAACACGAATTTGTTTTCTTTTGCAGACGTTGATAATTTCATCAATGGCGTCGCCATGAGCGCCGATTTGCAGTATTACTTCTTTTACAGGAATTCCAGATTTAAGCGCTTCGAAAACAGGTTGTCTTCCGAAAATAATATTAGTTTTCATTATTTTTCCGTTTAAAACTATTCTTCATTGTTAAGTTCAACGAATGGAAAAAGGATCGGATGGTCAACCAACCCATCGTTTTTTCAGTTACGGTTTGATATATCAAGACACACCCAAGTATGCCTAAAAAGAAATTCATAAACCACATTGCAAAAAAAGGATTCATTAGCCCGCGATCCGCCAGATCCTCTCCGAGTATTAAACAGAAATAATATGCGATAAAGAAAAACAAACTAATCCCTGCGGCGAGACCCAAATTACCGCGTTTGGCTTTCACACCGATAGGCGCACCCAATAACACAAAAATCAAACATGCCATCGGTATCGAATATTTTTTATTCACCTCGACCATACTCTGATCCATCAGCCGCTGATAGCTCGAAACGGTACTGATATTTCCGGAAACCTGATTGCTGATCGCGGTTAACGGCATTTCTACAGAATCGACCGGTATTGCAGACTTGCTCATATTGGGTCGTCGCCCCAAACTCGGATCTAAACTGCGTAAAGCCGATGGTTGTGATTCAGCCACCGGTACCGTATGTTTCAGAGTGTCTTTCAAATAAGTTTGTATAGTTTGTTTAAGAGAATCCGATAAAACATAATCCGTATATGGGACATACGCCGTATCCAACGCCAGGCGTAGATTCCAATCCATGAAATAATCATTGATCGCATCTAGCCAACTGAACTCCACACAATATTTTTCGACTAATTTGCGAGCGCGGGGATCCAATTGCGTAACGGATTCCGGTTTTTTTTCTATATTTTTTAAAACCAACCCCATCTGCCTTTCACGTTCTTTGCGATGACGTGCTACTTCTTCCATGAGTTGATCTATATTCTTTTCGCGATCGTTTCTAAAGGTCTCATCACTTGTTTTTAACGATAGGTTTTCAACGGCAACGATCACTTTGTATTTTTGAAAAGTTATGCGCTGATATTGATCATTTTTGCCCTGATGGTATTCGTGTATTTCACCCTCTTCCAACTCCAATATCATATTATCGTTGGATTCTTCGATCGCTATAGATCCGCGTTTGGCTGTTATGGTTCGTTGTGCATTGCGGTCGGATTTATCAAATATCGTTACACCATAAATTGTGGAGCCGAGTTCATCTTTGTTTTCAACGATCATGCTAAAATTTTCAATGCCCTCCAAGAACACACCCGGCTCAATGGAAAGTGTCGGTCTTTTAGCCTGGATATTTTTTTTTAGAACGCGTGCATTGTGATTAGCCAATGGCAACACTTCATCATTAAACCAAAAAACACCGTAGGTAATAACGCACGCAACGAGAATGACAGGAAATATCAATTTAAAAAAATTAATACCCCCGGCCTTAAGGGCCGTCACTTCATTGTCGGAGGCGAGACGACCAAACGCCATGATCGTAGCGACGAGAATAGACATCGGAACGACCAATACGATAATTCCCGCAAGATTGTATGCAATGAACTCTAAAATCACCGTCATGCTGATGCCTTTGCCTATAATATAACGCATCGCTTGCAGTACAAAATTGAGCAAAAGCATGGATGTGATAAGCGCAAGCGCAAAGAAAAACGGTCCGATGTGTTCGCGGATCACATAGCGGGAAACGATAAACATGCCGTGACGTTTCGGTATTAAGATTTGAGGAGATTTATCTGATCGCGGAGCTTAGCGGCCAACTCATAGTTTTCAGACTCAACGGCCTTTTGAAGGTCTTTTTCCAGTTTTTCAAGCGGTGTCATGGAAAGTTCGGATGCTTCCGAAGCCGGAACTTTGTTTGTTTGTTTGACATACGCACCGGATTGGACGTCCACATCCAATCCCGCAGCTTCCATCACTTTTTCTTCTACAAAGATCGGAGAGCCGACGCGTATCGCTATTGCAATCGCATCCGACGGGCGCGAATCAATCACTTGTTCCCCGACAGAATTACTGTGGATATGAATCGAAGCAAAAAAAGTATTTTTATTTAATTCGGTAATGACAACTTTGTCAACTTCAGCATCCAAGGCGTCTAAAATCTGGACGGCTAAATCATGAGTAAACGGGCGAAAAGGTTTGATACCCTGAAGTTCCAGTGCGATCGAATGCGCTTCCGGCGCGCCGATAACAACCGGTAACATGCGACCTTTTTCAAGTCCGGTTTCTACCAATTGCAGGATATAGCCATTACTCTGCTCATCCTCAATAATCCATTTTATTTCGACCTGCAATTCCATTACAATTTCCGTTTCAGTTCTAGAATAAGTTAATATACGACTTAAGGAAAATCAATTATTTTTAACGGTGAAATCGGATTCGTTTTCTTGCCCGACAAACAACAGATCGGGTATTTCATCGATGATACCGTAATAAAAACAATAAGAATAATATTCCTTCAGCCCTTCAAGTTCCGCTTTCCCAAGTTTGTATTGTATGTTCTCCGTGAGGTAATTGGCATAAAAATCAGGTTCAAAACCTCGCGCGCGTTCTTGGCTGTAAACTCGTGAAATCTCCGTAATATGATCCAGGCCCGCATCGCGAGAAGCCGTTAGTGTAAGAATATCTTCCGTATTCAATGCGTCTTCAGCAGCAGCCCAAAACGAATACACAAATGGCAATCCGTCTGTCATATCACCCCACTCTTCTCCCAGATCAATTTTGTTATCCCATGTATCGTATAACTCAAGTGCATTATCACCGATGATCAAGGCCGCATCGGCCTTTGACAGCATAACTTCGACTTGCGGTGGCATTGGAATAAACTCAGGGTGAATATCAAATTTTTCGCGTAGAATAATATCTAGCAATCCCACCGATGTACGGCTGCTGATATCGACGGCAACGGTGTTAATATTCTCAAGATTTCGATTAAAAAAAAGCTCCACGCTTTTCACAAATTGATGTGAAATAACACCGATGTCGGGCACGATCCGAAGGTTTCGATGACCGCGAATACGCGAATATTCGATCGACGGTATCAATGCGAGATCAACTTCTTTGTTTTTAAGTTTATCCGCACAGACCGAAGGAATAGCGTATTGAAGTTCAAACCGCGCTGCGGCGGCTTGCTGCAAACCATAAACGATAGGTCTTGTATTTAGATACTCTACAGCACAGGTTTTAATTTTTTGCAAACGTCTTATTCCTCATTTTCATCACGATCTTCATCTTCTTCTGACGCACCGACATCGGCGTCCTCTGACAGCTCCATATCAGGTAATTCGATGTCTTTACAAACATCCAAAGCTTCCTGCAATTTATCTTGAGGAACGAGGATTTTGATCTCCGATAAGTCTCCTACCCACACCGTATTGACACTGTCTTTTTGACTGAACACAGTATTTTCTATGCCGGCCGACTGTAGCTGGTCACTGATCAGCTCCGCTTGATGTTCATAGGAAACCGTTTTAACAACGGCCCAACCTTCGATTAATTCACTCATAACAACCTCCGATTTATTTGGGTTGCAGTACTCCGATCCAGTATTCCGCGCTTTCTTTCCATCGTTTATCGTTGGCAGCTTTCCGATAATCCGCTAACGCTTCCTCGGTTCTATTCAAAAGTCGTAACGCCTCAGCCCGTTCAAAAAGAATTCCGTACTTCCATTTTTCTTCTTCTATGTTTCCGGCTTGGTTTATCAATCGTAATGTTCGCTCCGGTTCTTTGGCTTCATTGTAACAATTAGATAGTTCATACACGGAAGCGGCATGCGCCGGATGATGATTAACTATCTGCTCTAAAATTGCCACGGCTTCATCCGTTCGATTTAGTTGATCCTTTAGAAGCTTCGCTTTAATGTAAGAAATTTCAGGATGAACCGCATTATTTTTCAAAAAATCATTACAAGTTTCAATAGCTAGCGAATAATTTTTAACATCCGAAAGAAGCCATACTTTGTATTGAACAGCTTTTGCTGTTATATTTGTATTTCCATTCGGAAGATGAATGGCTAAATCATAATACACCATAGCGCGGTTGATTTCACCGGTACGCCGGTAAGCCACGCCGAGATTAACGTAAACTTTTTGGTAAGACGAGTCGGCGGTAATCGCTTTATGATAAATGGATATAGCTTCGTTCCAACGTTTAGCTTTACTTAATCTATTCCCTTCTTTGTAATAACCCCGTGCCTGTTCCCGGGCTGCACGACGGGATTGATTGAGGCTATCGGTTTCTTTCCTCTTTTGTTTCCAATTTTCAAGCTGCACGGTATAATCATCACCATCGTCATCCTGTTCTTGCGCAAAAGCGATGGGGAACGTGCTAAACAGCAAAATAATATAAAACAAAAAAGGCGCCGACTTTGTCATCGAATCGCCTTTTAAAAAATTTGGATTCATAAGTGCGGAAGGCGGGATTTGAACCCGCACGCCTACCGGCGCCACCCCCTCAAGATGGTGCGTCTGCCAATTTCGCCACTTCCGCATAAATTAGCGCACGAAATATACGCTAATTTTATTTTTTTGCAATAAAAAAAGCTGCAAAATCCGTAAATCTTACGAATGTATTGCGGTTCTTAGTTTTGCGGTGTAGGAAGCGCAGGCGCAGACTGTCCGCCACCTTGTTCCAGTTCTTTTTCTATAATACCCTGCTCGGCACCACCATCACGCAATCCTTTGATATTAAGGCTCACACTGAGTACGGCGAACAAAATGGCAAGTACAACCGTAGCTTTGACAAGGGTATCTGCAGCTTGACGTCCGCTAAGAATAGTTGAAGCGCCACCACCGAGACCTGCAAGTCCGCCGCCTTTGCTGGATTGCATAAGAATCGCACCGATCAACAAAATGCTGACAATGATGTGTAAAACAACAAGAAACGCAAACATGGATTTACTCCTGAGTAATGATGAATTATAATTGAATTATATTTTTTCAGCTGCATGTATGATCGCGGCAAACGACTCGGCTTCGAGGCTGGCGCCGCCTACGAGGGCGCCGTCAATATCCGCACAACCTAATAAGGCGGCAGCATTATCGGGTTTCACGCTCCCGCCATATTGAATGATCATTTTATCTGATATTGTTTTTCCAAATGAATCCCGCGCTAAGTCGCGTATAAACTTATGTACCGCTTCGGCTTCGGCAACCGTAGCATTTTTGCCCGTTCCAATGGCCCAAACCGGCTCGTATGCAATAATTATTTTGGCTGCTTTATCTGAATCCAGATTTTTCATCGCACCGAGGTATTGCTGACGAATAACCGATTCGGTATGTCCTTCCTGGCGTTGTTCAAGCGTCTCACCGACGCATACGATCGGCGTAAGTGATTCCAGCAAAGCAAATTCGATTTTATGATTTACCATCGTATCGGTTTCAAAAAAATGTTGCCGCCTTTCCGAGTGGCCGATGATCACATATTCGCAGCCGGATTCTTTGATCATTTCGGCAGAAATCTCACCGGTATAGGCTCCGTATTTATGCAAATACATATTCTGCGCGCCGACTTTGATTTTAGTATCTTTCAAAACATCACGCACCGCGGCAATACTGATGGACGGAGGGCAAACAGCCATCTCCGTTTTACGGATATCGGTTAATTTCAGTTTGAGCGATTTGGCTAAGTGCAGGGCCGCATTCGGGCCTTTATGCATTTTCCAATTTCCGACGATTACCTTTTTACGCATGGGTCAAAGCTTCCAC
This region of bacterium genomic DNA includes:
- a CDS encoding YjgP/YjgQ family permease encodes the protein MFIVSRYVIREHIGPFFFALALITSMLLLNFVLQAMRYIIGKGISMTVILEFIAYNLAGIIVLVVPMSILVATIMAFGRLASDNEVTALKAGGINFFKLIFPVILVACVITYGVFWFNDEVLPLANHNARVLKKNIQAKRPTLSIEPGVFLEGIENFSMIVENKDELGSTIYGVTIFDKSDRNAQRTITAKRGSIAIEESNDNMILELEEGEIHEYHQGKNDQYQRITFQKYKVIVAVENLSLKTSDETFRNDREKNIDQLMEEVARHRKERERQMGLVLKNIEKKPESVTQLDPRARKLVEKYCVEFSWLDAINDYFMDWNLRLALDTAYVPYTDYVLSDSLKQTIQTYLKDTLKHTVPVAESQPSALRSLDPSLGRRPNMSKSAIPVDSVEMPLTAISNQVSGNISTVSSYQRLMDQSMVEVNKKYSIPMACLIFVLLGAPIGVKAKRGNLGLAAGISLFFFIAYYFCLILGEDLADRGLMNPFFAMWFMNFFLGILGCVLIYQTVTEKTMGWLTIRSFFHSLNLTMKNSFKRKNNEN
- a CDS encoding menaquinone biosynthesis protein, giving the protein MQKIKTCAVEYLNTRPIVYGLQQAAAARFELQYAIPSVCADKLKNKEVDLALIPSIEYSRIRGHRNLRIVPDIGVISHQFVKSVELFFNRNLENINTVAVDISSRTSVGLLDIILREKFDIHPEFIPMPPQVEVMLSKADAALIIGDNALELYDTWDNKIDLGEEWGDMTDGLPFVYSFWAAAEDALNTEDILTLTASRDAGLDHITEISRVYSQERARGFEPDFYANYLTENIQYKLGKAELEGLKEYYSYCFYYGIIDEIPDLLFVGQENESDFTVKNN
- a CDS encoding triose-phosphate isomerase: MRKKVIVGNWKMHKGPNAALHLAKSLKLKLTDIRKTEMAVCPPSISIAAVRDVLKDTKIKVGAQNMYLHKYGAYTGEISAEMIKESGCEYVIIGHSERRQHFFETDTMVNHKIEFALLESLTPIVCVGETLEQRQEGHTESVIRQQYLGAMKNLDSDKAAKIIIAYEPVWAIGTGKNATVAEAEAVHKFIRDLARDSFGKTISDKMIIQYGGSVKPDNAAALLGCADIDGALVGGASLEAESFAAIIHAAEKI
- the secG gene encoding preprotein translocase subunit SecG encodes the protein MFAFLVVLHIIVSILLIGAILMQSSKGGGLAGLGGGASTILSGRQAADTLVKATVVLAILFAVLSVSLNIKGLRDGGAEQGIIEKELEQGGGQSAPALPTPQN
- a CDS encoding tetratricopeptide repeat protein, with translation MTKSAPFLFYIILLFSTFPIAFAQEQDDDGDDYTVQLENWKQKRKETDSLNQSRRAAREQARGYYKEGNRLSKAKRWNEAISIYHKAITADSSYQKVYVNLGVAYRRTGEINRAMVYYDLAIHLPNGNTNITAKAVQYKVWLLSDVKNYSLAIETCNDFLKNNAVHPEISYIKAKLLKDQLNRTDEAVAILEQIVNHHPAHAASVYELSNCYNEAKEPERTLRLINQAGNIEEEKWKYGILFERAEALRLLNRTEEALADYRKAANDKRWKESAEYWIGVLQPK
- the rlmB gene encoding 23S rRNA (guanosine(2251)-2'-O)-methyltransferase RlmB → MKTNIIFGRQPVFEALKSGIPVKEVILQIGAHGDAIDEIINVCKRKQIRVRTMDARYFSDMIGGKNNHQGAMVLLDQKEFQYVEMDVIFDRAVAAGEKPLVAILDEITDPHNLGAIIRSAECAGFHGIVIPKHRSAEVNATVVKTSAGATAYIPVVQVTNLTQALEELQERGVWIYGTSLDGDRDYDAIDARDAVGIVIGSEGKGMRKMVAEHCDFLIRIPMSGQIQSLNASVAAGIVFFDVMRQRRKGK
- a CDS encoding bifunctional nuclease family protein, which gives rise to MELQVEIKWIIEDEQSNGYILQLVETGLEKGRMLPVVIGAPEAHSIALELQGIKPFRPFTHDLAVQILDALDAEVDKVVITELNKNTFFASIHIHSNSVGEQVIDSRPSDAIAIAIRVGSPIFVEEKVMEAAGLDVDVQSGAYVKQTNKVPASEASELSMTPLEKLEKDLQKAVESENYELAAKLRDQINLLKS